CCGGGCAGGAAGTCGATACCCATTGCACGCCGGACGCCGCCGGCCAGCAACTGCTGCAGCAGGCGGCAAGCCGCCTCGACCTCTCGGCCCGCGCCTGGCACCGCGTACTGCGGGTCGCCCGCACCATCGCCGACCTCGCCGCCAGCGACACGGTCAGCAGCCAGCATATTGGCGAAGCGATCCAGCTGCGGCGCCTGGCGCATGCCTGAGCAGTCCGGCCAGCGCCGGGGCCTCGCCTGGCTGCTCGCCGCGCTGTCGGCACTCGGGCCGTTTTCCATCGACGCCTACCTGCCCTCCTTCGCCGCCATCGGCCACAGCCTCGACGCCAGCCCGCTGCAGGTGCAGCAAACCCTCTCCGTCTACCTCTTCGCCTTTGCCGCCATGAGCTTGTGGCACGGCGCGCTGGCCGACCGCTACGGCCGCCGGCGGGTCATCCTCGCGGCCTTGCTGCTGTTTGCGCTGGCCTCGCTTGGCTGCCTGCTCGCCACCAGCATCGGCCAGCTGTGGTTCTGGCGCGCCTGGCAAGGCGTCACCGCCGGCGCCGGCATCGTCGTCAGCCGGGCCATTGTCCGCGACCTGTTCGACGACGCCGATGCGCAGCGGCTGATGGCAAGGATCACCATGATTTTCGCGCTGGCCCCGGCCATCGCCCCGCTGCTCGGCGGCTGGCTACAGGTCAACTTCGGCTGGCGGGCGGTTTTTGCCTTCCTCGCGCTGTCGACCGTGGCCTTGTGGCTGGCCTGCCTGAAATGGCTGCCGGAATCCCTGCCGCCCGAAAAACGCCAGCCGCTGCACCCCACCTACCTCCTCGGCGCCTACCGCAAGGTGCTCAGCACCCCGGGCTTTCTCGCGGCCTGCGCTGCCTTGTCGCTGAATTTTGCCGGCTTTTTTATCTACGTACTGTCGGCCCCGGTCTTCGTCATGCAGCATCTGGGCCTGCCCGAAACCGCCTTCCTCTGGCTCTTTGCCCCGGCCATGCTCGGCCTGCTCGCCGGCTCGGCACTCTCCGGCCAGTTGGCCGGTCGCCGCAGCGCGGCCTACTGCCTGCGGCTGGGCTATGCCTTGATGGCCCTCGCTGCCACGGTCAACCTGCTCTACCACCATGTTTTCCCGCCGACCCTGCCCTGGAGCATCCTCCCCATCGGCCTCTACACCAGCGGAATGGCACTGGCCATGCCCAGCCTCACCCTCGCCGCGCTCGACCTCTTTCCCCGCCAACGCGGCCTCGCCGCCTCCTGCCAGACCTTCCTGCAATCCAGCTTCAACGGCCTGTGCGCAGCGCTGATCGCCCCGGCGCTCTGGTCCTCAGCACGTCACCTGAGCTTGGGCATGGCAGGATTACTGCTACTCGGCGCCCTCGCCAGCCAGCGGCAATGGCGAGGACGAGCCGCTGCTTGAGTGCTGGGGCAGGTGATATTCCGCCCACTCGAAAAACACGCCCCAGCAAAGCCGGATTACAGCAAAGCGGTAGCCTGTGGCATGCAGATCAGTGCAGAAAACATGATCCGCTGGGCTGCGGGGATGCAGCCTCTAGCGGTTAAATGCTGACAGCCTTAAGGTGGCTACCGACCCTTTGCGGAAATTCGCCTACTGGGAGAACAAGCGCCTCAAACGCAGGATCAGGGCTCTTCTCTCGGCTCCTCTGCGTATTCATAAATGATCCCGCATTTCAAACAGCGCTCACTTCCGTAGTTTTCGTTGTACTGAAGCCCACAGCTACATCCGCATTTTGGGCAAAACTCTGAATCGTCGACGTCCGCCCACTTCCATGCGCCGTAGTATTCGGGCACTCCGTCTTTGTCACGAGACATGATCTCGAACGTATTTTTTTCGATAGAGATATACGAGTAAATGCCATGTGACTTTAGCTCGGCAAGTACGTCTTCAGGCTGGAGGTAGAACCACTCGAGATGGATGCGTTGATCTGTATATCGCTCATGTAGTGCAAGCTCTAGTTGTTTATCGTCGTCACTTTCAATCCAGCCCATGAGCTTGAGGTCGTACGGGCTACCTGTCCGCAAGGCGCGTAACCGAACCTGTAAATCTTTGGTGCGCCCAATTTTTACGCGCAATGAGCTGTGATCATCATTTTCATTTTCAGCGATGAAGTAAACAGGCATGACGGCGTTCCTGATAGCCTTAATGTTGGAATTCACCGGACTTCGCGGCTTTTCGCACAGGTCCGGTGGGATAATGGATTAGGTCTCGGCAAAACATGGCTTTATTAATACGGGCGCAATTCGCCGTTTGCGTCGATTAGGCCCATAGCAATCGCCTTAGCCTTCAGTTCTGCACTACCAATGCCATTTGCTACCTCGACATACCCGTACAGAAATGCGCTTACGTTTGAGGTGACCGCCAAAGCAGAAAGATCACTCGTTACGAGAGTGGCAAAACCGGTTGGAATGATGTTTGAGAGATTGCTCTTTGGCGAAAGCAGTTCGCAACCATTCGACCCCCACGAATATTCAGGAAGGAAATAGCAAAACGACCCAAATTCACGAACGAGGTCATCGGCTCGCTCGAAACCATCTTCGTATTCTTCAAAACGCCCATCGCCACGCGCAACAAAACCAGTGGTACGAAGGTGATAGCGCTTTAGATCAGCTTCCGAATAGGTACACACCCAGAAACGCCGCTTTCCACTGAACCGCCAAAAAATAAACGCATCCAGTTCCATCTCACGAAGAGAAGCCGCCTCATCTTGTTTCAAAAACCGAATACGGTTTTCTCCTTGAGAGGTCACTTCAATGACATAGATTGGCAAGTTGTTCATGGCTTCAGAGAGCTGCGGAATAAGAGGCCCAACGTTCAAGGTAACCGCCCTGCTGCGCTCTTTGCGGCAGGTCCGAGTGACCGCGGGGCTGGGCGTCACTAATGCTTTCGGCATATGTTTGCAGATTTATCACTCACATTAAGTATTTCTCTAATTGTCGAAGAAGTTCTTGAACGCACTCTAATAGTCGTGCGACGATCAAGGCCTAATTCAGTTTCTCCGACAGAAGTACTCGTGTGAGATGGGCCAATGCTCTGCGAATGCAGCTTATTGCTTGGAATGCCATCATTCAAAAGCGAATCGAAAATGGAATCAGCTCTTTTTCGGGCAAGCCCCCAGTTGCTTGAGTACATTCGTTTTGCGCTGGGCAGTAAATCGCGGCGATCAGCGCTACTGATTACAGTGATATCGACTATGTCACCGCTATCGCGCTTAAGAATTGGTAAAAGCCGATCAATGTGACATCGGATTGCAGGTGTAAGTACGTGTGATGCAACGTTGAATGATGGAAGGATGATTTCGGATTGTTCAAAGTCCAAAGTCTGTTCGATATGCGATTCCGTTTTCTTCTCGGAAATTTTAACGTCGGCGTTTGCCTCAAGATGAACAGATGGCTTATCTATCTTGATGAGCGAAAGTTCACGAACATCAAATGTTACTTTGCCGATGATGGCGACACTTCCACACAGTAGTATACCTCCGGCGGCTTTCCCGCCGATTCGCCTTGAGGTTCCCACAATTAGCGCACCCATAACTGCTGCGATTACCAAGAATGGAACTGTGCTTTGTAGAAACCCGATGTAACTGGTCGATTGGTCAAAGCTACTTATGGCATGTGCTGGAGCACTCTCGACGTCAATGCGGGAAAACCGATGAGGGCCCCAAACCAACATACCAACAAGAACAGCAGTGCCTACCGCTGATGCTCCCTGAATTGCAGCACCAGTAGTCCAGTAAGATTCTTCAAGTTGACTGAGGGCTAGATTGTCCGACAGCAGGCCGTTTTGGGCCTCCCATTCAGCGATCCGTCGCATTTCATAACGGCGGAGCGATTGCCGGTGGGACTTACTGGGTATGAGAAAAATACTTGAGTGAAAGTCTGCTCGATCCAGGCGCTCCTTTGCATGAATAGCCTTAATCCGCTTGAATTTTCTGTGCCGATTAATGCGGAACAGCAGCCAGATCAGAAAGTATATTGATCCAGAAAGGAGTGCTGCGGTTACTAGTTTTGAGAGATCACTCATTGTCGCTACGGTCGCGAGATTAGTACGAGATGCAGGGGAGGCACTGTTACGCCCAACGTAAATTGAACTTCAATTTTGCAGGGTTTCTCAGACTAGCAACCGGAAAATTCTCAGCCTGCACTGGTGCACTCCGTTGTTTTTCATCAAATTTACGGATGCTATCGGCCTGAATCTGATACCCAACATTCCGCCAAACCCTGCACGCACGCCATCGTGCCATCGGCATTATATGGCTGCTTTAGGACAACACGGTCAATCGGCTTCTGGCCGGCAAGCACCTCTTTCCTCTACACCCAACGCCAATATTAGCAACTCACTTCCGCCGAGATCGGGGGCTCAATTCGCTCGAACCTCGGCAGCAGAGCCAGCCGCCGTTCAGCTCTGCTGCCAGGGCAGGCCGCGAAAGCGCCAGCCGCCCTGGGTGCCGCGATGGAATTGTTCGTCGAGCGGGCCTTCGAAGCCTTCGAGAACGTTGATCACCTGGGTAAAGCCGGCGGCTTCGAGGGCTTCGCCGGCCAGCACCGAGCGATGGCCGCTGCGGCAGAGCAGCAGTACCGGCCGGCTCAGGTCGTGGCCGACCAAGCGCCCGACCTTGGCGGCAAAGGCCGGGTCGATTTCCCAATCCGGCGCTTCCTGCCAGGCGACATGCTCGGCGCCGGGCGGATGACCGACGTACATGTGCTCGATTTCAGTACGGCAATCGACCAGAACGGCCTGCGGCTCGGACTGGAGAAAGGCATGGGCGGCGACAGGATCAAGATGTTGCATGACCGTATGGGAAAATTCGAAAGCGCCGATATTAGCGAAAAGCAAGCGACCCGGCGTAAACTGATGTCCTCTTCAGCAGGAGCCCCGCGATGAAATTACCAGCCTGGATCAATACCGCCACCGCCGCCCTGGCCGCAGCGGTGCTGCCTGCCTGCGATGGCTTCAATCTGCAGGAGATCCGCCCGGGTATCACCACTCAGGCCGAAGTGCGCGCCCGCATGGGCGAACCCAGCCGGGTGCATTGGAACGACGACGGTACCGCCGTCTGGGAGTACAACCGCCAGCCCAATGGCGTGCATTGCCACATGATCGCCTTCAACCGCGACCAGATCGTCGCCAGCGTCGAACAGGTACTGAACGAGCAAAACTATGCCCGCGTCCGCGATGGCATGAGCAAGGACGACGTTGCCCGCTTGCTCGGCGGCCCGGGCAGCAAACAGGTTTTCGCCAATCTTGGCGAGGAAATCTGGGAATGGCGGATCGAAGGATTACCGCCGCTGCCGGCGGAGGAGCATTACTTCGCCGTGCACTTCTCGCTCGCCGATGGCGGCGTCAAAAAGACCTCGAAGCGGGTCGAGCGCAAGGGCTGAATGCAAGGCGAGCGCGCCCGGAGAGCGCGCTGGCAAGCGGCGCCCAGGGTGGCGGGGTCGCCTGCCCTGCCGCAGGCTGCGGCAAGGCGTAGCGGAGGATGACGCCCGCTCAGTCCTCGATCATCGAGATTTCGACCGCGCTGGCGGGGATCTGGTAATCGGCGGCCAGTTCGGACTTGGCCAGCTCGATCAGCGAGCTCATTTCCATCTGCGGAAAGCGGCGGGCACCGGAAAAGTTCTGCGGCAGGCCGGCGCGGTCCTGGGTAATGCGGTAATGCACTTTGACGTTCATGATGAAAAACCCGGAAAAACAAGAATTCAGGCGCGCAGTCTAGCGCTGCGGCAATCCTTGCCAATACGGGTTTTCCACAATCAAGCCATTGTTTTTTATTGATTTTTGATAATTACAGCCGGGCCAAAACCGGCTTGGTGGCGCTGCAGCGGGGCGCCGTGGGACTCGGCGAGCCGCCTGCCTGGGCACGAGATTTTTTCCAGGCCCGAGCCAGCCGGCGCAGCTGAACTCAAAAAACCTGGGTTTTCCAAGCCGGGTCGAGGCTGCGCGCGACAAAGGCAGTTGCCCCGGCATGGCGAACGCCAGCCAGCAGCGTTTCGTCAGCGGCAATCCATTGCGCCGCCGCCATCGAGCAGAGGTAGCAGCGGACGCCGGCTTGCTGCGCCTCGGCGATGAAGGCGGCAATCGACTTGTCGCTGCCCGCTGCCGGATAGGCGGCTGCAGCCACCCCGGCAACCAGCCAGCGCACCGCCGGGCCGGCGAAATGCAGTTCAACCTCGGCATCGAGCGCCCGCCCGGCCAGCGCATGCACCAAGGGCGTGGCGATCAGTTCCGGGTGCGCCGGGGTCGCCGCCCAGATCAGGAAAGCCAGTTGGCTGCGCGCCGGCTCAGACAAAGCGGGCCTCCGGCTCGATTTTCAGGATATGGGCGCGATAGGCGGCAGCGTCGAGCAAACCGTCTTTTTCGTCTTCCCAGGCGGTTGACCGTGCCTGCGCCATCCAGCCGGCGCCGTAGGGGTCGTCATTGACCAGACGCGGCCGCTCCTCGGCCTCGTCGTTGCCAGCGAGCAGCACGAAGCTGACCGGCGCATGCACCGCCAGTACCGTCTTGCGGCATTCGACCGTGCCCATGCCGCGTCCGCGTGCCACTTCGGCGCCCTTGGGTTTGCTGGTAAAGGCGATGATCTCGCCGGCAAGGAAGATACCGAAGGCGGTGGCGCCAATGCGCAGGCTGCCATCCGGCTGCGGCTGCACCCACATGTCGCTCTGCGGGCAATACAGACGATCATCGGGAATCGCACCGGAAAATGGGAGATGGGGCATCGCAATCGGCCTCTAAGGGAAAACCGCGCCCGGAACAGCAAAGGCACTCGCAAGTGCCGCCTGTTTCACGTGAAACGTCGGACGGGAAAAGTGGCGGAAGAGAGCAGGAGTCGAACCTACCCGAACCTGT
This genomic window from Dechloromonas sp. ZY10 contains:
- a CDS encoding GIY-YIG nuclease family protein; its protein translation is MPVYFIAENENDDHSSLRVKIGRTKDLQVRLRALRTGSPYDLKLMGWIESDDDKQLELALHERYTDQRIHLEWFYLQPEDVLAELKSHGIYSYISIEKNTFEIMSRDKDGVPEYYGAWKWADVDDSEFCPKCGCSCGLQYNENYGSERCLKCGIIYEYAEEPREEP
- a CDS encoding rhodanese-like domain-containing protein, whose amino-acid sequence is MQHLDPVAAHAFLQSEPQAVLVDCRTEIEHMYVGHPPGAEHVAWQEAPDWEIDPAFAAKVGRLVGHDLSRPVLLLCRSGHRSVLAGEALEAAGFTQVINVLEGFEGPLDEQFHRGTQGGWRFRGLPWQQS
- a CDS encoding DsrE family protein, encoding MSEPARSQLAFLIWAATPAHPELIATPLVHALAGRALDAEVELHFAGPAVRWLVAGVAAAAYPAAGSDKSIAAFIAEAQQAGVRCYLCSMAAAQWIAADETLLAGVRHAGATAFVARSLDPAWKTQVF
- a CDS encoding multidrug effflux MFS transporter codes for the protein MPEQSGQRRGLAWLLAALSALGPFSIDAYLPSFAAIGHSLDASPLQVQQTLSVYLFAFAAMSLWHGALADRYGRRRVILAALLLFALASLGCLLATSIGQLWFWRAWQGVTAGAGIVVSRAIVRDLFDDADAQRLMARITMIFALAPAIAPLLGGWLQVNFGWRAVFAFLALSTVALWLACLKWLPESLPPEKRQPLHPTYLLGAYRKVLSTPGFLAACAALSLNFAGFFIYVLSAPVFVMQHLGLPETAFLWLFAPAMLGLLAGSALSGQLAGRRSAAYCLRLGYALMALAATVNLLYHHVFPPTLPWSILPIGLYTSGMALAMPSLTLAALDLFPRQRGLAASCQTFLQSSFNGLCAALIAPALWSSARHLSLGMAGLLLLGALASQRQWRGRAAA
- a CDS encoding glycine cleavage system protein H; its protein translation is MPHLPFSGAIPDDRLYCPQSDMWVQPQPDGSLRIGATAFGIFLAGEIIAFTSKPKGAEVARGRGMGTVECRKTVLAVHAPVSFVLLAGNDEAEERPRLVNDDPYGAGWMAQARSTAWEDEKDGLLDAAAYRAHILKIEPEARFV
- a CDS encoding OmpA family protein, translating into MSDLSKLVTAALLSGSIYFLIWLLFRINRHRKFKRIKAIHAKERLDRADFHSSIFLIPSKSHRQSLRRYEMRRIAEWEAQNGLLSDNLALSQLEESYWTTGAAIQGASAVGTAVLVGMLVWGPHRFSRIDVESAPAHAISSFDQSTSYIGFLQSTVPFLVIAAVMGALIVGTSRRIGGKAAGGILLCGSVAIIGKVTFDVRELSLIKIDKPSVHLEANADVKISEKKTESHIEQTLDFEQSEIILPSFNVASHVLTPAIRCHIDRLLPILKRDSGDIVDITVISSADRRDLLPSAKRMYSSNWGLARKRADSIFDSLLNDGIPSNKLHSQSIGPSHTSTSVGETELGLDRRTTIRVRSRTSSTIREILNVSDKSANICRKH